In the genome of Porphyrobacter sp. ULC335, one region contains:
- the yajC gene encoding preprotein translocase subunit YajC — MTFDLLAAAAGAAGAPPAWISFLPIIGMIAIFWFLIIAPQMKKQKQHQAKIAAVKKGDQVVTAGGLVGKVIKVDDIYVELELGTNVRVKAIKATIGDIIPPGGSPAND; from the coding sequence ATGACATTCGACCTTCTCGCCGCCGCCGCAGGTGCCGCTGGCGCACCGCCCGCATGGATCAGCTTCCTGCCGATTATCGGCATGATCGCGATCTTCTGGTTCCTGATCATCGCTCCGCAGATGAAGAAGCAGAAGCAGCATCAGGCCAAGATCGCCGCCGTCAAGAAGGGCGATCAGGTCGTCACCGCGGGCGGGCTCGTCGGCAAGGTGATCAAGGTCGACGACATCTATGTCGAACTGGAACTGGGCACCAATGTGCGGGTGAAGGCGATCAAGGCCACCATCGGCGACATCATCCCTCCCGGCGGCAGCCCCGCCAACGATTGA
- the secD gene encoding protein translocase subunit SecD — translation MLDFPLWKKLSLWATTLAASLLALPSLFNVAGLDWPASLPNPQVNLGLDLAGGSHLLLEAKAGDVRAQRLTNMEETVRQLMRNAKPRIRIGDVSTAGGELSFMLESAADIDRARGLIEPTMQGQTTVREWELKVVDGQRMVLSQTDAGVNQAIDDAMDSATEVVRRRIDELGTREPTIIRQGDTRIVVQVPGLQDPEALKNLLGQTAQLEFKLVDLNALPSNVQAGIAPAGSEIFPFAPGTPEQGSFIAVRRLGGIRGDNLTGAQAGVDPQSNQSVVNIAFDAQGGAKFAKLTTENVGKPFAIILDGQVLSAPNINEPIQGGRAQISGSFTPESSNQLAIALRSGALPVPLAIVEERTVGPDLGADSIRKGLLAMGIGSLAVIALMIATYGRFGVYATVALVFNVLMLLGLMAAGGFTLTLPGIAGFVITIGAAVDANVLINERIREERARGRKVIAAVETGYKEASRAIWDANLTNVISGVALFAFGSGPVKGFAVVLIIGIMTSVFTGVTLTRMFVAGWLRKARPNDINI, via the coding sequence ATGCTCGACTTCCCCTTATGGAAAAAGCTGTCCCTGTGGGCGACAACGCTGGCGGCATCGCTGCTGGCGCTGCCTTCGCTGTTCAATGTGGCGGGGCTGGATTGGCCCGCGTCACTGCCGAACCCGCAGGTCAACCTCGGGCTTGACCTTGCCGGCGGCTCGCACCTGCTGCTCGAAGCCAAGGCGGGCGATGTGCGCGCCCAGCGGCTCACCAACATGGAAGAGACCGTCCGCCAGCTGATGCGCAACGCCAAGCCGCGCATCCGCATCGGCGACGTGTCGACCGCGGGCGGCGAGCTGTCCTTCATGCTCGAAAGCGCGGCCGACATTGATCGTGCGCGCGGGCTGATCGAGCCGACCATGCAGGGCCAGACTACCGTGCGCGAGTGGGAATTGAAGGTGGTCGATGGCCAGCGCATGGTGCTCAGCCAGACCGATGCCGGGGTCAATCAGGCCATCGACGATGCGATGGACAGCGCGACCGAAGTGGTGCGCCGCCGTATCGACGAACTCGGCACGCGCGAGCCGACGATCATTCGTCAGGGCGACACCCGCATCGTGGTGCAGGTGCCGGGCCTTCAGGACCCCGAGGCCTTGAAGAACCTGCTCGGCCAGACCGCGCAGCTCGAATTCAAGCTGGTCGATCTCAATGCCCTGCCCAGCAATGTGCAGGCGGGCATCGCCCCGGCTGGTAGCGAGATTTTCCCCTTCGCCCCCGGCACGCCGGAACAGGGCAGCTTCATCGCGGTCCGACGCCTCGGCGGCATTCGCGGCGACAATCTGACCGGCGCGCAGGCCGGGGTCGATCCGCAGAGCAACCAGAGCGTCGTCAACATTGCCTTCGATGCGCAAGGCGGGGCCAAGTTCGCCAAGCTGACGACCGAGAATGTCGGCAAGCCCTTTGCGATCATTCTCGATGGGCAGGTGCTTTCGGCCCCCAATATCAACGAACCGATCCAGGGCGGGCGCGCGCAGATTTCGGGTAGCTTCACGCCGGAAAGCTCGAACCAGCTGGCGATTGCGCTGCGATCCGGCGCGCTGCCGGTGCCGCTGGCGATTGTCGAGGAACGCACCGTCGGGCCGGACCTTGGCGCGGATTCGATCCGCAAGGGCCTGCTGGCGATGGGCATCGGCAGCCTTGCGGTGATCGCGTTGATGATCGCGACCTATGGCCGCTTCGGCGTCTATGCGACCGTCGCGCTGGTGTTCAACGTGCTGATGCTGCTTGGCCTGATGGCCGCGGGCGGGTTCACCCTGACCCTGCCGGGGATCGCGGGCTTTGTCATCACGATCGGCGCGGCGGTGGACGCCAACGTGCTGATCAACGAGCGTATCCGCGAGGAACGCGCACGCGGCCGCAAGGTGATCGCGGCGGTCGAGACCGGCTACAAGGAAGCAAGCCGCGCGATCTGGGACGCGAACCTCACCAACGTCATTTCCGGGGTCGCGCTGTTCGCCTTCGGTTCGGGGCCGGTCAAGGGCTTCGCGGTGGTGCTGATTATCGGCATCATGACCTCGGTGTTCACCGGCGTGACGCTGACCCGCATGTTCGTCGCCGGTTGGCTGCGCAAGGCGCGCCCCAACGACATCAACATTTGA
- the secF gene encoding protein translocase subunit SecF, which produces MKLLKLVPDNTNIKFLKLRVPFFVLSLVLIIGSWAAVAVNGLNFGVDFAGGQEVRMTFQQRQTAPIASLRELVGGLGYGDPVVQEFGAPNQVSIRVALPEGVEDQSGAADAIGDKVIATIKAEYPDARRDGNDTVSGKVAGEFRDQAILALLAAMAAVSLYIWIRFEWQFGVGAMFALVHDVSVTVGLFALTQMEFSLQIVAAILAIIGYSLNDTIVVYDRIRENLKKYRKMPMGELLDLSVNETLARTVMTSLTLFIALIPLLIFGPPSLFGMVAAITVGLFIGTYSSVYMAGPLLIWMGVTSNSFVPTESAVDRQEKIARGEV; this is translated from the coding sequence ATGAAACTCCTGAAGCTCGTCCCCGACAATACCAACATCAAGTTCCTGAAGCTGCGCGTGCCGTTCTTCGTGCTCAGCCTGGTGCTGATCATCGGCAGCTGGGCTGCGGTGGCGGTCAACGGCCTCAACTTCGGCGTCGATTTCGCCGGGGGGCAGGAAGTGCGCATGACCTTCCAGCAGCGCCAGACCGCACCGATTGCGAGCTTGCGCGAACTGGTCGGCGGCCTCGGCTATGGCGATCCGGTGGTGCAGGAATTCGGCGCGCCCAATCAGGTGTCGATCCGCGTGGCCCTGCCTGAGGGGGTCGAGGATCAATCCGGTGCCGCAGACGCGATCGGCGACAAGGTGATCGCCACGATCAAGGCCGAATACCCCGACGCGCGCCGCGACGGTAACGACACTGTCTCGGGCAAGGTCGCAGGCGAGTTCCGCGATCAGGCGATCCTCGCGCTGTTGGCGGCGATGGCGGCGGTTTCGCTCTACATCTGGATCCGGTTCGAATGGCAGTTCGGCGTCGGCGCGATGTTCGCGCTGGTGCACGACGTGTCGGTGACGGTCGGATTGTTCGCGCTGACGCAGATGGAGTTCTCCCTCCAGATCGTCGCGGCGATCCTTGCGATCATCGGTTACTCGCTGAACGACACCATCGTGGTCTATGACCGCATCCGCGAGAACCTGAAGAAGTACCGCAAGATGCCGATGGGCGAGCTGCTCGACCTGTCGGTCAACGAGACGCTGGCGCGCACGGTGATGACCTCGCTGACGCTGTTCATCGCGCTGATCCCGCTGCTGATCTTTGGCCCGCCGAGCCTGTTCGGCATGGTCGCGGCGATCACCGTCGGCCTGTTCATCGGCACCTATTCGTCGGTCTACATGGCCGGTCCGCTGCTGATCTGGATGGGGGTGACCTCAAACAGCTTCGTGCCGACCGAGAGCGCGGTCGACCGTCAGGAAAAGATCGCGCGCGGGGAAGTGTAA
- a CDS encoding glycosyltransferase, with protein MRHALVLSTLYPNPVNPRFGTFVARSIEALAKRGDWRVTLVNPIGLPPLALGRYRPLADLPEVSVEGAITVHRPRFTLIPRIGARRNAAAIARAVLPLARRIHAETPIDLIDAQFFFPDGPAAAEIADAMQLPLSIKARGSDITFWGAQDFARRQILDAARAATGLLAVSHDLAAQMAAMGMDAGKITVHYTGLDRDRFRPFDHPQLRRQLSEELGFALPDNAPLLACVGALIERKGQGIAIAALRDIPGARLVLVGKGEDEARLRAQAASEGVAERVHFAGSIDHDIMPLILSAADVMVLPTANEGLANAWVEALACGTPVVTCDVGGARELITSDTAGRLVERNPAAVAAGVNAVLNNPPPREAVAALTEAFSWEANAAALAAHYESLVGEA; from the coding sequence GTGAGACATGCCCTCGTCCTCTCGACGCTCTACCCCAACCCGGTCAATCCGCGGTTCGGTACCTTTGTGGCGCGTTCGATCGAGGCGCTGGCGAAGCGCGGCGACTGGCGGGTGACACTGGTCAATCCCATCGGCCTGCCGCCGCTGGCGCTGGGCCGCTACCGCCCGCTTGCCGATCTGCCGGAGGTGAGCGTGGAAGGTGCCATCACCGTCCACCGCCCGCGCTTCACCCTGATCCCGCGCATCGGCGCGCGGCGCAACGCAGCCGCCATCGCCCGCGCAGTGCTACCGCTGGCGCGCCGCATCCACGCCGAAACGCCGATCGACCTGATTGACGCGCAGTTCTTCTTCCCCGATGGCCCCGCCGCTGCCGAGATTGCCGACGCAATGCAGCTGCCGCTTTCGATCAAGGCACGCGGGAGCGACATCACGTTCTGGGGCGCGCAGGATTTCGCCCGCAGGCAGATACTGGACGCTGCCCGCGCGGCCACAGGGCTGCTGGCCGTCAGCCACGATCTCGCCGCGCAGATGGCGGCGATGGGTATGGATGCGGGCAAGATCACGGTGCATTACACCGGGCTCGACCGTGACCGTTTCCGGCCCTTCGATCATCCGCAACTGCGCCGCCAGCTGAGCGAGGAGCTGGGCTTTGCGCTGCCTGACAATGCCCCGCTGCTCGCCTGCGTCGGCGCGCTGATCGAGCGCAAGGGACAAGGCATCGCGATTGCCGCGCTGCGCGACATTCCGGGCGCGCGGTTGGTGCTGGTCGGCAAGGGCGAGGACGAGGCGCGGCTGCGCGCGCAGGCGGCGAGCGAGGGGGTGGCCGAGCGGGTGCACTTCGCGGGATCGATCGATCACGACATCATGCCGCTGATCCTGTCCGCCGCCGATGTGATGGTGCTGCCCACAGCCAACGAAGGGTTGGCCAATGCCTGGGTCGAGGCGCTTGCCTGCGGGACGCCGGTGGTGACCTGCGATGTCGGCGGTGCGCGTGAGCTGATCACGAGCGATACCGCAGGGCGGCTGGTCGAGCGCAACCCCGCTGCTGTGGCGGCAGGGGTCAACGCCGTCCTCAACAACCCGCCCCCGCGCGAGGCGGTGGCCGCGCTGACGGAAGCATTCAGCTGGGAGGCCAACGCCGCTGCGCTGGCTGCGCATTATGAAAGTCTGGTCGGCGAGGCCTGA
- a CDS encoding helix-turn-helix domain-containing protein translates to MSNRIRDIRKAKGLTLADLAAACDPPTTAQTIGRLETGMRQLSLTWMNRIAAALQIDPASLMRADAAATAQIVAELGAGGPDALTAPREALLPSDLASEDGPAPLVLAVTESVGEYRPGDLLWLRPLDPDHAQSAINRDCLLPRPGGRFAFGRLIDRRGTLVGLLPPGAGQKQVVVDNPAWIAVAFMLVRPL, encoded by the coding sequence ATGAGCAACCGTATCCGCGATATCCGCAAGGCCAAGGGGCTGACACTGGCCGATCTCGCCGCCGCCTGCGATCCGCCAACCACCGCGCAGACCATCGGTCGGCTTGAAACAGGGATGCGGCAATTGTCGCTCACCTGGATGAACCGCATTGCCGCCGCCCTGCAAATCGATCCAGCCAGCCTGATGCGCGCCGATGCCGCCGCCACGGCGCAGATCGTCGCGGAACTCGGTGCGGGCGGGCCGGATGCGCTTACCGCCCCGCGCGAAGCGCTGCTGCCGAGCGATCTGGCCAGCGAGGATGGCCCTGCCCCGCTGGTCCTCGCCGTAACCGAGAGTGTCGGCGAATATCGCCCCGGTGATCTGCTGTGGCTCCGCCCGCTCGATCCCGATCACGCCCAAAGCGCGATCAACCGCGATTGCCTGCTGCCCCGCCCCGGCGGGCGCTTCGCCTTCGGGCGGCTGATCGACCGGCGCGGCACGCTGGTCGGCCTGCTGCCGCCGGGTGCTGGGCAGAAGCAGGTGGTGGTCGACAATCCGGCATGGATCGCGGTCGCCTTCATGCTGGTCAGGCCGCTTTAA
- a CDS encoding DUF6456 domain-containing protein: MKRELVERELTPEGPRRRPAGPGGLRSSRSVTVNLAESPLAWLHARGHLCHRLFDAGEALRSDYERAQLSASITMRWDPVRVKSTGERGLAPNERQIAARQRFDGAIRAAGKGLEDILWRVVCAGEPLPEAEKTLGWPARSGKLVLRIALERVAEFYRIT; encoded by the coding sequence ATGAAGCGCGAGTTGGTCGAACGTGAACTCACCCCGGAAGGGCCGCGCCGCCGGCCTGCTGGCCCCGGCGGGCTGCGATCCTCGCGTTCGGTCACGGTCAATCTTGCGGAAAGCCCGCTGGCCTGGCTCCACGCGCGCGGCCATCTCTGTCACCGGCTGTTTGATGCAGGCGAGGCGCTGCGCAGCGATTACGAGCGCGCGCAGCTTTCGGCGAGCATCACCATGCGTTGGGATCCGGTGCGGGTGAAATCGACCGGCGAGCGGGGCCTTGCGCCCAACGAGCGCCAGATTGCCGCCCGCCAGCGCTTCGATGGCGCGATCCGTGCGGCAGGCAAGGGGTTGGAGGATATCCTGTGGCGCGTGGTCTGCGCCGGCGAGCCGCTGCCCGAAGCGGAAAAGACCCTCGGCTGGCCCGCACGCAGTGGCAAGCTGGTGCTGCGTATCGCTTTGGAGCGGGTGGCGGAATTCTACCGGATCACCTGA
- a CDS encoding uracil-DNA glycosylase family protein, translating into MSAPAPGDSIETLRARIAACTLCAAHLPRGPRPIAQFSATSRLLIIGQAPGTKVHASGVPWDDDSGDRLRDWMGLDKPTFYDPAQVAQMPMGFCYPGKTSGGDAPPRKECAPQWHDAILDLLPPGRLTLLVGIHAQARYLPHLKRLSLAERVSRFGEDLPFIALPHPAWRSRLFMAKHPWFEAEVLPQLRANVRTALDQVIR; encoded by the coding sequence GTGAGCGCCCCCGCACCGGGGGACAGCATCGAGACATTGCGCGCACGGATCGCCGCCTGCACCCTGTGTGCAGCGCACCTCCCGCGCGGCCCGCGCCCGATTGCGCAGTTCTCCGCCACCAGCCGCTTGCTCATCATCGGACAGGCCCCCGGGACCAAGGTCCATGCCAGCGGTGTCCCGTGGGACGACGATAGCGGTGACCGGCTGCGCGATTGGATGGGCCTCGACAAACCCACCTTCTACGATCCCGCTCAGGTCGCGCAGATGCCGATGGGGTTCTGCTACCCCGGCAAAACGAGCGGTGGCGACGCCCCGCCCCGCAAGGAATGCGCCCCGCAGTGGCATGACGCGATCCTCGATCTGCTGCCGCCCGGGCGCCTGACGCTGCTCGTCGGCATCCATGCCCAGGCGCGCTATCTGCCGCATCTGAAGCGCCTCAGCCTTGCCGAGCGGGTGAGCCGGTTCGGGGAGGACCTGCCCTTCATCGCCCTCCCCCACCCCGCCTGGCGATCGCGCCTATTCATGGCGAAACATCCGTGGTTCGAGGCCGAGGTGCTGCCGCAATTGCGCGCAAATGTCCGCACGGCACTGGATCAGGTGATCCGGTAG
- a CDS encoding ABC-F family ATP-binding cassette domain-containing protein, whose product MAQPPIFSFEGLALQQGGRWLFGGPTPTTGAAPIDLHVLPGDRLALIGRNGAGKTTLLRLVAGQIDADRGQRRIKPGTRIVFLEQDPDFTQAETLMDFALSGDDAPAMHDVDAIAGQLGIDMSRPAATASGGERRRAAIARALAQEPDLILLDEPTNHLDLAAIDWLEDWLSRYRGAFITISHDRTFLTRLTRATLWLDRGTLRRKEVGFGGYEAWEETVYAEEARNADRLDAKLKLEAHWLERGVTARRKRNQGRLEKLYQMRATRAAMISGAGTAKLKLASDADFKSKSVIVAENISKTYGDRPIIKPFTLRIQNGDRIGIVGSNGAGKTTLLRLLTKELEPDTGTITHARTLSGVMIDQQRKLLEPGATVRQILAEGGDWIDVRGVRKHVIAYLKDFLFDPGLVDTKIGILSGGERSRLLLAREFARTANLLVLDEPTNDLDLETLDLLQEVIADFDGTVLIVSHDRDFLDRTVTITLGLDGSGKVDIVAGGYADWEAKRKAPLAGVKTGSSGGQSRSNPAQNAPEKTPAPAAKLSYKDQRDYEILPARITELEAAIAKGEALLNDPELYAKDPQRFATISQGIANARSEKDAAEERWLMLAELVEG is encoded by the coding sequence ATGGCACAGCCCCCCATCTTTTCGTTCGAAGGCCTCGCTCTCCAGCAGGGGGGGCGCTGGCTGTTCGGCGGTCCGACGCCGACGACGGGCGCGGCGCCGATCGATCTCCATGTGCTGCCGGGTGACAGGCTGGCGCTGATCGGCCGCAATGGCGCGGGGAAGACCACCCTGCTGCGGCTGGTTGCCGGACAGATCGATGCCGATCGCGGCCAGCGCCGGATCAAGCCCGGAACGCGGATCGTGTTTCTTGAGCAGGACCCGGATTTCACGCAGGCCGAAACACTGATGGACTTCGCGCTGAGCGGCGATGATGCCCCCGCTATGCACGATGTCGATGCGATTGCCGGGCAGCTCGGCATCGACATGAGCCGCCCCGCCGCCACCGCCAGTGGCGGCGAAAGGCGCCGCGCCGCCATTGCCCGCGCGCTAGCGCAGGAACCCGATCTGATCCTGCTCGACGAGCCGACCAACCACCTCGATCTTGCCGCGATCGATTGGCTGGAGGACTGGCTCTCGCGTTATCGCGGGGCGTTCATCACGATCAGCCACGACCGGACCTTCCTGACCCGCCTGACCCGTGCGACGCTGTGGCTCGACCGTGGCACCCTGCGGCGCAAGGAAGTGGGCTTCGGCGGCTACGAGGCGTGGGAAGAGACCGTCTATGCCGAAGAGGCCCGCAACGCGGATCGCCTAGATGCCAAACTGAAATTGGAGGCCCACTGGCTTGAGCGCGGGGTGACGGCTCGGCGCAAGCGCAATCAGGGGCGGCTTGAGAAGCTCTACCAGATGCGAGCGACGCGGGCGGCGATGATTTCGGGCGCGGGGACGGCGAAGCTGAAGCTTGCCAGCGATGCCGACTTCAAGTCGAAGTCGGTGATTGTCGCGGAAAACATTTCAAAGACTTACGGCGATCGTCCGATCATCAAACCGTTCACCCTGCGCATCCAGAATGGCGACCGCATCGGGATCGTCGGTTCGAACGGCGCGGGCAAGACTACCCTGCTGAGATTGCTCACGAAAGAGCTTGAGCCCGACACCGGCACCATCACCCATGCCCGCACCCTTTCAGGCGTGATGATCGACCAGCAGAGGAAACTGCTAGAACCGGGCGCGACAGTCCGCCAGATCCTTGCCGAGGGCGGGGACTGGATCGATGTCCGGGGGGTGCGCAAGCATGTGATCGCCTATCTCAAGGACTTCCTGTTCGATCCCGGTCTGGTCGACACCAAGATCGGCATTCTGTCGGGCGGAGAGCGATCGCGGCTGCTGCTCGCACGCGAATTTGCGCGGACCGCGAACCTGCTTGTGCTGGACGAGCCGACCAATGATCTCGACCTCGAAACGCTTGATCTTCTTCAGGAAGTCATCGCCGATTTCGATGGCACGGTGCTGATCGTCAGCCATGATCGCGACTTCCTTGACCGCACGGTGACCATCACCCTTGGGCTCGACGGGTCGGGCAAGGTGGATATTGTGGCGGGCGGATATGCCGACTGGGAAGCGAAGCGCAAAGCGCCTCTAGCAGGGGTCAAGACGGGGTCTAGCGGGGGTCAAAGCCGGTCTAACCCTGCGCAAAACGCCCCTGAAAAAACGCCCGCTCCAGCGGCCAAACTCTCCTACAAGGACCAGCGCGATTACGAGATCCTGCCCGCCCGGATCACGGAACTCGAAGCCGCAATCGCCAAGGGCGAGGCGTTGCTGAACGATCCCGAGCTCTATGCCAAGGACCCGCAAAGGTTCGCGACCATCAGCCAGGGCATCGCCAACGCCCGGTCTGAAAAGGACGCGGCAGAGGAACGCTGGCTGATGCTGGCCGAGCTGGTCGAGGGGTGA
- a CDS encoding SIMPL domain-containing protein, whose translation MIKPALALFAATALTLPAAAIAAPQVDIAATGPVVELTVYESVESAPDLATIGAGVVTNAPTATEAMRQNAAEMTKVIARLKALGIAEKDIQTSGINLGAQYDYTDAGPVFRSYQAGNRVSVILRKIDDTGRVLDALVESGANDLSGPAFSIENDTAAKEQARSRAVARGEAQAKAYAKMLGYEGVKVLAVSETVSNSFQIIEAKMAVARAADAAAATPVQPGQISTGVNVTITYELVGKAAAAAK comes from the coding sequence ATGATTAAACCCGCTCTCGCCCTTTTTGCCGCCACGGCGCTGACCTTGCCCGCCGCCGCCATCGCCGCCCCGCAGGTCGACATCGCCGCCACCGGCCCCGTGGTCGAACTCACCGTCTACGAGAGTGTCGAGAGTGCACCCGATCTTGCCACCATCGGCGCAGGCGTCGTGACCAATGCACCCACCGCGACAGAAGCGATGCGCCAGAACGCTGCCGAAATGACGAAGGTGATCGCGCGTCTCAAAGCGCTCGGCATTGCCGAAAAGGACATCCAGACGAGCGGGATCAACCTGGGCGCGCAGTACGACTATACTGATGCTGGGCCGGTGTTCCGTTCCTATCAGGCAGGCAACCGCGTGAGCGTGATCCTGCGCAAGATCGACGATACGGGCCGCGTGCTTGATGCACTGGTCGAGTCCGGCGCCAACGATCTCTCAGGCCCTGCCTTCAGCATCGAAAATGACACAGCCGCCAAAGAGCAGGCCCGCAGCCGCGCGGTCGCGCGGGGCGAGGCGCAGGCCAAGGCCTACGCAAAGATGCTCGGGTACGAGGGCGTGAAGGTGCTTGCCGTTTCGGAGACCGTCAGCAACAGTTTCCAGATCATCGAAGCGAAAATGGCGGTTGCAAGGGCTGCCGATGCGGCGGCGGCAACGCCGGTGCAACCCGGACAGATTTCCACCGGTGTGAACGTCACCATCACCTATGAACTGGTCGGCAAGGCCGCCGCCGCAGCCAAGTAA
- a CDS encoding PepSY domain-containing protein, whose protein sequence is MKVFPAIFLASLGAFALVSAPACAQDQPRGDQGEARREAQAGNIMRSGEIEARILPTMRDAEYLGFAYDSTARAYRLKFIKDGRVTYVDVDARTGRIIGRSR, encoded by the coding sequence ATGAAAGTCTTTCCTGCCATCTTCCTTGCTTCCCTTGGCGCCTTCGCGCTGGTCAGTGCACCTGCGTGTGCGCAGGACCAGCCGCGCGGCGATCAGGGCGAGGCGCGGCGCGAGGCGCAGGCGGGCAACATCATGCGTTCGGGCGAAATCGAGGCGCGGATCCTGCCGACGATGCGGGATGCCGAATATCTCGGCTTTGCCTATGATTCGACCGCTCGCGCCTATCGCCTCAAGTTCATCAAGGACGGCCGCGTGACCTATGTCGATGTTGATGCCCGGACCGGGCGGATCATTGGCCGCTCACGTTGA
- a CDS encoding response regulator transcription factor: protein MRILIVEDEPTLGAQLKSTLEGQGYAVDLSTDGEDGHFMGSTEDYDAVVLDLGLPEIDGLTVLGMWRREGRTFPVLVLTARDSWSDKVAGLDAGADDYLAKPFQTEELIARLRALIRRASGNTSSELTAGDVRLDTRSGRVTLAGEPVKLTAQEYKLLSYLMHHKGKVVSRTELIEHIYDQDFDRDSNTIEVFVTRIRKKLGADVITTIRGLGYSLDDPADQPRA from the coding sequence ATGCGCATTCTGATCGTCGAAGACGAACCGACCCTTGGCGCACAGCTCAAATCGACGTTGGAAGGGCAAGGCTATGCCGTGGACCTGTCCACCGATGGCGAGGACGGGCACTTCATGGGCTCGACCGAGGATTATGACGCGGTGGTTCTCGATCTCGGCCTGCCCGAGATTGACGGGCTGACCGTCCTTGGCATGTGGCGGCGTGAGGGGCGCACCTTCCCGGTGCTGGTGCTGACCGCGCGGGACAGCTGGAGCGACAAGGTTGCTGGCCTTGATGCCGGCGCTGACGATTATCTCGCCAAGCCGTTCCAGACCGAAGAACTGATCGCCCGTCTGCGCGCGCTGATTCGCCGTGCTTCGGGCAATACCTCGTCGGAACTGACCGCGGGCGACGTGCGGCTGGACACCCGCTCGGGCCGGGTCACGCTGGCAGGCGAGCCGGTGAAGCTGACGGCGCAGGAATACAAGCTGCTCAGCTACCTCATGCACCACAAGGGCAAGGTGGTGAGCCGCACCGAGTTGATCGAGCATATCTACGATCAGGATTTCGACCGGGATTCCAACACCATCGAAGTCTTCGTCACCCGCATTCGCAAGAAGCTTGGCGCAGACGTGATAACGACCATCCGTGGCCTCGGTTACAGCCTCGACGACCCCGCCGACCAGCCGCGCGCCTGA